The nucleotide window TGTTTTATGCGTATTTTGTACTTGTATACCGACacgatacatatatattatatattctttgaaattgacattactttcattatacattgaaaacatgtttgttgcaaaccagttcgatccggttttctaCTACCACCTGTCTGCATtatcattaccaaatattgagcgtcatcaaggtcagaGGGTGCATTGACTATTCCATTAAACGTAATGAAttggtcaaccatatgatatttaggagcttaattctagtttatgattttttacaaattcataaaaatataaagataaacaataaaacgtctttctttgttgtttctctgggtgatgaaggtagtaATTAGTATCCCCTCGCGCAACTAGTTGCGGAGGGGATATAGCATCGCTACTGTGCGTGTAtccgtgtgtgtgtttgtgtgtgtgtgcgtgtccATTACAGCTTTTGGGCAAGATTTAAAGAGAACCTTTGCACTAACGATTCTCAGCCTTCGCATACACATGTGGCATTGTAAAAAGACGAACCCTATTCATTTTCAAGTTAATCggtgaaatatttcttaaaatatcgcGTCCTCATTACCTAAAAACCGTGAAATTTATGTACAAGTTGACAATACTGACTTCCGGTTAatttaaactggtaccctgtgaAGTTACGATTCTGGTCGCTTCGGTTGCACCAATTaacagggaaccagtttaaagAAAACGAGACAGCTTACGTCTGCTGAAGGTAAGTTTGTATGTGTGCATTGTCATATTAGTGCACGTTGGCGTGCGCAAAGACAGTCTGTAGGAATTAAAAGTGCCATCTCTGACACtgagtaattaaaataatttgatgaacgTCGCGGTTTCATTATCAGATTACCCCAAGTGTTTACAATACAGAATTAATTCAGATTACCACACGTGTCTGTTTACAGAATTAATTCTGAATTTATTCTTGAGGCGTACGTAATTCTTGAAagctataaaaatatttcacaagCTTCGTCGACCTGTCAACACCGGTATATTGTCTTTTTAGATAACGAACAAATATTCCTTCCGTGGGAATTTTCGGAGTTCATGCATTCTGCATACAACAACTGTGAGGTATATTCAGGTAAGTAAATTACTGAAATCTAGTGCATACGTGATAtgtttctgctaggaataaGGGAAACTGCCCAATCACGTATGTATatgcccctccccccccccccaagataaTATAAACCTTGATGGGTTTATTTAAAATGCCAtattaattacccccccccccaccaccaccaccacctaaTGATGTTAGAGGTATATGACttttaatcaataataaatagctatatatatttaacaaaaacctatatatgaatataatgcATGCATATGTTCATGATATTTCCTGCCGCGAGGGGATGCTCCGTTTAGCGGTGCCCTTGTTGTGTTAAAAATTGTATAACCCGCTTACGCaggttatgatttttttctgcaatgcgaGCTACTTTCATCATCCGTTGAAgcaacaaagaaaacatttaatgtttatacaatatatatatatatatatatatatatatatatatatatatatatatatatatatatatttactacaaCAAACTACGTTATCAGGGTTGCTGTATATTTATTGAGAGTTGGATAGCAATCAAGCTTTAGTGGCAGTAGTTTTTTCCACCATTCCGCAAACTTTGTATTTTCTGCATGAGCAGCATTGGGGCAATTTCAGCTTGATTAACTTGAAGCCACAACTTTTGCAGTAGACCCAGACACGGAATTGGCGAAATCCATCATATAAGCACGTACTGgcaaatgatagtcctaggggtccggCACAAGATctagtaaaataaaaatcatggtATAAAATGCAATGCTTCATAATTAGCATTGTATAGGTGAAGAAATCAATTTCCTTGgtgatttcaaatatttgtaaTGTACCCTTTAACCAAAGGACACAATGAGAAAGGGAGAAAAAATAAGAGAGAAGTAGAGTGACACACCTTGTTCTTTTGCAGACTGCAAATGTAGCACACTGGTAATGCGGCCTAACCACGTCGCACCGTTCTTTTCCAAGGTATACCTGAGTTACTTGTTGAAGGTAGGTCGGACAAGTTTCGTCAAGGCCAATATCATTGACATATCTATATCGTATAAGAGATTGTTAGTTTGTTGTTTTCTTTCCATACATCATTTGTAAACAATCGTGTTGTTCTTtgcataatatgcttaacaAGAAAATGAACACGGCGGGTACAGTATGAATTTTCAGCAACAGTAAAGGAGAAATGTTAACGAATGAACAAGTTTATGTACATTAAAAACGGATTACAATACGTTGACCATAGACTTGTGTTTCTAGCAAAATCCTTATGATCTaggttgaaataaatatgtgtTTTAAAGCAGGCATTGTTTTCCAATTTTGAAgcatgcaaatatttcatttttgatactAGGTTGTAATGGATATGAACTATTTGTAGCTTTGACGTTTAACTTCGGTATGAAGAGTCATCCTTGTATTGATCTGAAtcttaaattcaaattcaaggGGGAACACAATCTAGTTTTAAAAACTCAGCGCAACTTCACAGATGTGAACAACACAAATATTACTTCTTTTGACGATAATTGCTAATGTGATATGTTGTCATGTAACTATGTTTGAATTAGACTTCATAACAATAAGAATACTAGAAGTCTTTTTTTTCACAAAACATAACGACCATTTTTTAATTTAACTCTCTTGAGAGTTGTTTATGAAACATTGCTGATTAAAACAAACAGATACCAATGCATGCTACATTGTCAGGTCCCATTCTATAACTAAGAATCGCTTTGAACTTTGATTATATGATGGTGTTTTCTAGTCCAACAGACTTTTAGCAATGAAAAACTACTGACGCAGCTATGTTAAGGCTTCCCGGAGCTTTGAAGTGCGGTTCTGATTttaacttgtaatttatatacttaaGTACAGCCAATTTATATAGAAGGTTCTCTCGGCTATATATTAACATATTTgttatgatatcacatgacttCGTTCATCACGTGACGGTTATTTATAATTGTGGGAAGTGTTTTACATAAATCGCGTCAACGCAGCTGATTAAACAATTATGTTAACACTTTTTGTTTTATAGATAAACTCACCGTATCCTTTTGTACCCGAGATGTGCTTGGGAAATTTGGTAGTATTACTTTCGTGCTAGAATACATGCATATCATAAAGAGTTCAACTTACCGACACACTTACCGACACATTTGAGGgcaatatgtatttttaaaaaagccaTCACACATTTTTCCCAAGCAAGATTTCAGGTAGAGAACAAACTCCTAACGATTTCCGTAAAAGATCTCAAATGGATCCTCATTAATTTCCTGCGCTAGActcttttaaaatttatttacatttcaaaagaatatttttcgAAAGCAGTTGAACACGCTGAATTTCAATCAAGAGTAATTAAGGTAATTCTCCACATCACGTCAAATAACGTTAAAAATGTTATTCATGAGTCACGAACGTTATCACACATTCAACGAACCCGAtggcattttggtgaatttGGGAGACCGTATTAGGACTGcttgtttgaaagcaaacaacaaagatttagaatttaaaaaacaacaacacacgaATCGCAATAATACAAATAAGCCGGTTCTATATAAAACAACGCTCGGGAGTGAAATTGCCTAAAGTTATATACATCACGAAATCGTAAACTCTCCATACACATTGCGTTATGACACACAGACGTTTGGTAATTCCGGTgagatttctgcaaatattacagattatgatgtTAAACCGTGTTGCCAACTTTCAATGCACCTATTGTTGGCCATTTcttttgtgtgatttctgatCATTAATGACAGGTAGAAATATCGAATCTCCTATACAACTGACAAAATGCAAATGTTGTGTGCTACGTGTACTGAcagtcacatatttttgttgttttctttataatttatttaaacctgAAAGAATACAATCGATGTCGTCATGATCTAAATAGAATATATGCATACTCTAAAGCTATGACATTGTAACCTCCCttgcaattaatttttttaatatttatttacaaaaatcgCTTTCGATGACCTCCGAATCcataataaatgtacatatacatgtacatttatgtgaaTTTTATCTCTGTTGTGTCTAATGATTTCAGGGTGTTCAATTTAGATCATACGCTGacagatttttcatatatttaggCCCTATCTCTAGGCTTAGGTGTCGTACGTTTGTGTTCTCGGAATGTATGCGGTAGTTACATGTCGTTAAAACTCACATCGCATGGATAtatcgtattgttaaaaactacCAGAAACTAATAAATACCAAGGGGGCGAGGAATGCAGAATTcgtgtgttttaaaatatatgaattccCCATATATGTAGGTTAAAATTCTCTGAATGAacgttaaaaatgtaaaaatcattctgatCTACATCTCCTTCTTCCAACTAGATCTGACGACATAATTTTAACTTTtcatctattgtgacgtcatgtcagtGTTCATGTGACGTAGGCTAAGCTCCATAGTAAAGTTAGGATATTTCTAACTTCATGCCCGATCTCTAAAGTATACGACAATCAATGAAAGTGgattttaatcatttgaagctttaatgttttaaactgtttttcaaaaactaccctgtgatatttattgaaatgcTAATTTAATAATGTAAACGTTGAATGAAACATGTTTGCAGAGATAGGAATTTTAAACACCATTTTCCAATATGCGTTTTGTCAAGGTTTTTAAATTAGATGGGGTCATTGGACTCTCAAATTATCCGATACCTTATCTACTTCTTATGTCAAATGATTGCTGGAGTgtaaaggtaaaacatattgaaatgtttcaaaaatctgaaattttttaaaaacacaaatttCCGGATATGGTAGGCTATGGTTAGTTAAACTTT belongs to Ostrea edulis chromosome 7, xbOstEdul1.1, whole genome shotgun sequence and includes:
- the LOC125656381 gene encoding uncharacterized protein LOC125656381 — encoded protein: MQLCVAIVVMTVTLTKAIDTQKSPYGYYDAKDMCFRRPPVNFPLSVRSTCQTPKVRRELEYALKKYPAVEESLRSSYIKCNLAYVNDIGLDETCPTYLQQVTQVYLGKERCDVVRPHYQCATFAVCKRTRSCAGPLGLSFASTCLYDGFRQFRVWVYCKSCGFKLIKLKLPQCCSCRKYKVCGMVEKTTATKA